One genomic segment of Odocoileus virginianus isolate 20LAN1187 ecotype Illinois chromosome 33, Ovbor_1.2, whole genome shotgun sequence includes these proteins:
- the EME2 gene encoding probable crossover junction endonuclease EME2, whose product MARAVPGRGGGARRGREQRRPPTWEISDSDAEGPASAETPATTREPAGERRPAAEALRWLRPGQAVRRLAVLVDPAVLEDAGADTLMEALHALGCEPRVEPQRPARSLRWSRASPDPCPRDVPPEVWAEDEPHVLLLLEPEEFVRGVVQLTQVCGLTCSVPWVTPESPACLHLAVIGLDAYLWSQQPRAQETQQPGRPAVTRTKGAVGWPEVEEALVHLQLWANVDVLLVASWQELSQHVCAFTKALAQRPFKQARESGAFPFCTSGRWAAGERVARDGAGLREAWWRQVRQFNRVSPAVADSVVSAFPSPRLLQQAYMACGMEQERLALLADLPVKTGKGVPPRRVGPDLSRRICLFLTTTNPDLLLDLGS is encoded by the exons ATGGCGAGGGCAGTGcccgggaggggcgggggcgcCCGCCGGGGCCGGGAACAGCGGCGGCCCCCGACGTGGGAGATCTCGGACTCGGACGCCGAGGGCCCGGCTAGCGCGGAGACCCCCGCGACGACTCGGGAGCCGGCGGGAGAGCGCAGGCCGGCGGCCGAGGCGCTGCGGTGGCTTCGGCCCGGGCAGGCGGTGCGTCGCCTGGCGGTGCTCGTGGACCCAG CCGTCCTGGAAGACGCGGGTGCCGACACCCTGATGGAGGCCCTGCACGCCCTGGGCTGTGAGCCCCGCGTGGAGCCGCAGCGCCCGGCGCGGAGCCTCCGCTGGAGCCGGGCGAGCCCAGACCCTTGCCCGCGCGAT GTGCCCCCTGAGGTGTGGGCTGAGGATGAGCCCCACGTGCTGCTGTTGCTGGAGCCTGAAGAGTTTGTACGCGGAGTGGTCCAGCTGACCCAG GTATGTGGCCTGACCTGTTCTGTGCCCTGGGTCACACCTGAgagccctgcctgcctccaccTGGCTGTCATCGGGCTGGACGCTTATCTGTG GTCTCAgcagcccagagcccaggagaCGCAGCAGCCAGGGCGTCCAGCGGTCACTCGCACCAAGGGGGCGGTCGGCTGGCCTGAGGTGGAGGAG GCCCTGGTGCACCTGCAGCTCTGGGCGAACGTGGACGTGCTGCTGGTGGCCTCCTGGCAGGAGCTGAGCCAGCACGTGTGCGCCTTCACCAAGGCCCTCGCCCAGCGCCCCTTCAA gcagGCCCGGGAGTCTGGGGCCTTCCCCTTCTGCACCTCTGGGCGCTGGGCGGCAGGAGAGCGAGTGGCCAGAGACGGTGCAGGGCTGCGGGAGGCCTGGTGGCGGCAGGTCAGGCAGTTCAACCGCGTCAGCCCAGCCGTGGCTGACAGTGTTGTCAGTGCCTTCCCATCCCCCCGCCTGCTGCAACAG GCGTACATGGCCTGTGGCATGGAGCAGGAGCGCCTGGCCCTGCTGGCCGACCTCCCAGTGAAGACGGGCAAGGGTGTGCCGCCCCGCAGGGTGGGGCCCGACCTCTCCCGCCGCATCTGCCTCTTCCTGACCACCACCAACCCCGACCTCCTGCTGGACCTGGGTTCCTGA
- the MRPS34 gene encoding small ribosomal subunit protein mS34, with protein sequence MARKKVRPRLIAELARRVRALREQRERPRDSVRYALDYETLMRPHSGRKLPMRAWVDVRRESRLLQLLARLPFFGLGRLVTRKSWLWQHDEPCYWRLTRIRPDYTAQNLDHGKAWGILTFKGKTESEAREIEQVMYHDWRLVPKHEEEAFTSFTPASEETPRPVPYPPLLRAMILAERQKSGDPSTEEPMLSLERIRTDPWDYPENLEAKKKTKGTAV encoded by the exons ATGGCGCGCAAGAAGGTGCGGCCGCGGCTGATCGCCGAGCTGGCCCGCCGTGTGCGGGCCCTGCGCGAGCAGCGGGAGCGACCGCGCGACTCGGTGCGCTACGCCCTGGACTACGAGACGCTGATGCGGCCGCACTCGGGCCGCAAACTGCCCATGCGAGCCTGGGTCGACGTGCGCCGCGAGAGTCGGCTCCTGCAACTGCTCGCCCGCCTCCCGTTCTTCGGCCTGGGCCGCCTGGTCACGCGCAAGTCCTGGCTGTGGCAGCACGACGAGCCGTGCTACTGGCGCCTCACGCGGATCCGGCCGGACTACACGGCGCAG AACCTGGACCACGGGAAGGCCTGGGGTATCCTGACCTTCAAAG GAAAGACAGAGAGTGAGGCCCGGGAGATCGAGCAGGTCATGTACCACGACTGGCGGCTGGTGCCCAAGCACGAGGAGGAGGCCTTCACCTCTTTCACGCCGGCGTCGGAGGAGACGCCGCGCCCCGTCCCCTACCCGCCGCTCCTCCGGGCCATGATTCTAGCAGAGCGACAGAAAAGCGGAGACCCCAGCACGGAGGAGCCCATGCTCAGCCTGGAGAGGATACGCACTGATCCCTGGGACTATCCTGAGAACCTGGAGGCGAAGAAAAAGACCAAGGGCACAGCAGTCTAA
- the NME3 gene encoding nucleoside diphosphate kinase 3 produces MICLMLTIFANLFPAAYTGVHERTFLAVKPDGVQRRLVGEIVRRFERKGFKLVALKLVRASEELLREHYAELRERPFFGRLVKYMGSGPVVAMVWQGLDVVRTSRALIGATNPADAAPGTIRGDFCIEVGKNVIHGSDSVESARREIALWFRTDELLCWEDSAGHWLYE; encoded by the exons ATGATCTGCCTGATGCTGACCATCTTCGCCAACCTCTTCCCGGCGG CCTACACCGGCGTGCACGAGCGCACCTTCCTGGCCGTGAAGCCCGACGGCGTGCAGCGGCGGCTCGTGGGCGAGATCGTGCGGCGCTTCGAGAGGAAGGGCTTCAAGCTGGTGGCGCTGAAGCTGGTGCGG gcttCGGAGGAGCTGCTGCGGGAACACTATGCCGAGCTGCGCGAGCGCCCCTTCTTCGGGCGCCTTGTCAAGTACATGGGCTCCGGGCCGGTGGTGGCCATG GTGTGGCAGGGTCTGGATGTTGTGCGCACTTCCCGGGCGCTCATCGGAGCCACGAATCCGGCCGACGCCGCGCCCGGCACCATCCGCGGCGATTTCTGCATCGAGGTCGGCAA GAACGTGATTCACGGGAGCGACTCGGTGGAGAGCGCCCGCCGCGAGATCGCACTCTGGTTCCGCACAGACGAGCTCCTGTGCTGGGAGGATAGCGCGGGGCACTGGCTGTACGAGTAG